Proteins co-encoded in one Bos taurus isolate L1 Dominette 01449 registration number 42190680 breed Hereford chromosome X, ARS-UCD2.0, whole genome shotgun sequence genomic window:
- the LOC101902430 gene encoding homeobox protein ESX1, producing MKPQPQRGHNADANTDAAVAGFLRLGVKENREEAHEAEPAKVSLPGERGEEPKAQSEPEQGAAAEGKEAGYEEGEEKEGGDVGAGDAGPPDGESREAKAEVEAEAGAGGGEDGEKGGEEQRPGAAVEVRKAADRRHRVSRHTFTLEQLRELEGVFHRTPYLDAAMQQELARRMGVTEDRMQVWFNHRRAKWRKYQRALRFRDAPPLLPAHRVVSNRGGPCNTVLVQEPDWVWVPLEPIPLDVMPLPPVPPLMPPVPPLMPMLPLPPLFLPPLPWILPASIHSGCPHGLAWSPTTGGLSVAPFPLEWSP from the exons ATGAAGCCTCAGCCGCAGCGTGGCCACAATGCCGATGCCAACACCGACGCGGCCGTCGCGGGCTTCCTCAGGCTGGGGGTCAAGGAGAATCGGGAAGAAGCTCACG AGGCCGAGCCCGCGAAGGTCTCGCTTcctggagagaggggagaggagccGAAGGCTCAGTCCGAACCTGAGCAGGGAGCAGCCGCGGAGGGGAAAGAGGCGGGAtatgaagaaggagaagaaaaggaaggcgGCGATGTGGGCGCGGGAGATGCGGGCCCCCCGGATGGGGAAAGCCGCGAGGCCAAGGCTGAGGTAGAGGCTGAggcgggcgcgggcggcggcgaAGACGGAGAGAAGGGCGGGGAGGAGCAGCGCCCGGGAGCCGCCGTCGAGGTTCGGAAGGCGGCAGACAGGCGCCACCGAGTCTCCCGGCACACCTTCACGCTGGAGCAGCTGCGGGAGCTGGAGGGAGTTTTCCACCGCACTCCGTATCTCGATGCGGCCATGCA ACAGGAGCTTGCAAGACGCATGGGAGTGACTGAAGATAGAATGCAG GTGTGGTTTAATCATAGAAGGGCCAAGTGGAGGAAATATCAGAGAgcactgaggttcagagatgcGCCGCCCCTGCTCCCGGCCCACCGTGTGGTCAGCAACAGGGGTGGACCCTGCAACACCGTCCTCGTTCAGGAGCCGGATTGGGTCTGGGTCCCTCTGGAGCCGATACCCCTGGACGTGATGCCCTTGCCGCCCGTGCCCCCCTTGATGCCACCCGTGCCACCCTTGATGCCCATGCTGCCCTTACCCCCTCTGTTTCTGCCTCCCCTGCCCTGGATTCTACCAGCCTCCATTCACTCCGGCTGCCCTCACGGCCTTGCCTGGTCCCCTACCACCGGTGGCCTTTCTGTAGCCCCGTTTCCTCTTGAATGGTCTCCATGA